In the Sinomonas cyclohexanicum genome, CTCTCCGGCGGGACCGACAACAAGTCGCTGAGCCGCCTGGGCATCACCGGGTACGGCTTCGCCCCGCTCCAGCTCACCCCGGACCTCGACTTCCCGGCCATGTTCCACGGGGTCGACGAGCGGGTCCCCGCCGAGGCGCTCACGTTCGGCGCCCGCGTGCTGCGCAGACTGCTGACCACGTACTGAGCCGCCAGAGACCCCGCAACGGAGGAAGCCGCGATGCCCCTTGATCCCGAGTCCGTCCTGCCGGAGGCGCTGATCGAGGCGATCCGCTCCCGCGCCTCCGGCTACGACGAGCGCAATGAGTTCTTCCAGGACGACTTCGACACCCTCGTGGCCGCCGGTTACCTCAAGGCGTTCGTCCCCGAAGGCGAGGGAGGGCTGGGAGCCGGCCTGGCCGACGTCGTGCGCCTCCAGCGCCGCCTCGCTCAGGCGGCGCCTGCCACGGCACTCGCGGTCAACATGCACCTCGTCTGGACGGGCGTGGCCAAGGTCCTCGCGGACCGCGGCGACGACTCGCTCGGGTTCGTGCTCGAAGAGGCGGCGGCGGGGGAGGTGTTCTCGTTCGGCGTCTCCGAGGCGGGCAATGACGCGGTGCTTTTCGACTCGGTCACCGAGGCGGCCCCGCAGCCCGACGGCGGCTACAGCTTCACCGGTACCAAGGTCTTCACGAGCCTGGCGCCCGCGTGGACGCGCATGGGCACTTTCGGCAAGGACACCACCGGGGACGAGGACCAGCTCGTGTGGGGCTTCATCCGCCGGGACCGGCCCGGCTGGCGGCACCTCGATGACTGGAACACGCTCGGCATGCGCGCGAGCCAGTCCCGGACCACCGTGCTGGAGGGCGCGACGGCGCCCGCGGACCGGATCGTGCGCCGGCTCCCGGTTGGTCCGAACCCTGACCTGCTGATCTTCGGGATCTTCTCGGTCTTCGAGACGCTGCTCGCTGCCGTCTACACGGGCATCGCCGAGCGCGCACTGGTCCTCGCGGTCGACGCCGCGCACCGCCGACGCTCCTACCGCAACGGCGGTCGGCCCTACTCGCAAGACCCGGACATCCGCTGGCAGATTGCGGAGCTCGGCATGTCCGTGGACGCCATCCTTCCGCAGCTGGACGCCGTGGCGCGGGACATCGACGGCCTCGTCGACAGGGGCTCGGCCTGGTTCCGCGCCCTGAGCGGCCTCAAGCACCGCGCCACGGAGACGGCGAAAACCGTGGTAGACGGCGCGATGCGCGTCGGCGGGGGCGGCGGCTACTTCCGCGGCAGCGAGCTCGAGCGCCTGTACCGGGACGTGCTCGCCGGCCTCTACCACCCCTCTGACCCGGAGTCCGCGCACGCTACCGTCGCGACCAACCTGCTGGGCCCGATCGAGGAGTGACTACGCCGTCCGCTCGACGAGCATG is a window encoding:
- a CDS encoding acyl-CoA dehydrogenase family protein; the protein is MPLDPESVLPEALIEAIRSRASGYDERNEFFQDDFDTLVAAGYLKAFVPEGEGGLGAGLADVVRLQRRLAQAAPATALAVNMHLVWTGVAKVLADRGDDSLGFVLEEAAAGEVFSFGVSEAGNDAVLFDSVTEAAPQPDGGYSFTGTKVFTSLAPAWTRMGTFGKDTTGDEDQLVWGFIRRDRPGWRHLDDWNTLGMRASQSRTTVLEGATAPADRIVRRLPVGPNPDLLIFGIFSVFETLLAAVYTGIAERALVLAVDAAHRRRSYRNGGRPYSQDPDIRWQIAELGMSVDAILPQLDAVARDIDGLVDRGSAWFRALSGLKHRATETAKTVVDGAMRVGGGGGYFRGSELERLYRDVLAGLYHPSDPESAHATVATNLLGPIEE